The following DNA comes from Chloroflexota bacterium.
ATACAAACTAGACTTTGGAAATATCAAGAACTAGAATGCCTTCTGAACTTAGACGCCACAAATATATCCCAAACGACGAGTACATGTAAAGACTTACTTCCGAAAATACAAGCAGGAGTTTTGAAATGAATTTAGAACTAATTGCCGATTATAACTGTATCGTTGGGGAGGGTCCCATGTGGCATCCCTTGGAGAATGCCGTCTATTGGGCGGACATTCCGCAAGGCAGGATTTTCCGCTACGATCCAGGTTCCGGCGAACACGGTCTCCTGTTCGAATCTGGCGAAGTAGGCGGCTTTACCGTGCAGGCGGACGGCTCCCTGCTGTTGTTCATGGGCCGCGGCGCGGTAGCCACACTGCGCAACGGCGAGCTGCAATACCATATTTGTGAGATTGCAGAAGAGCGCCGGTCGCGCTTCAATGATGTCATCGCAGACCCGGCAGGGCGCGTGTTCTGCGGCACAATGCCATCGCCCGACCATCTCGGCAGCCTATACCGCCTCGACACCGACGGCTCCGTCACCAAAGTGCTCGGCGACATCGGCATTTCCAATGGCATGGGCTTCACGCCCGACGCCAAGCAAATGTATTTCACCGACTCGCCCACGCATAACATATACATCTTCGACTACGATATTGAATCAGGCGAGCTATCGAATCGGCGCGTTTTCGTCAACACCGGTGAGAACGACGGCATCCCTGACGGCATGACGGTCGATGCTGACGGCTATGTCTGGTCGGCGCGCTGGGACGGCTCGTCGCTCGTGCGCTACTCACCGGAGGGCGAGCAAGTCAATCGCATTTGGTTTCCCGCGCGCAAAGTATCGAGCGTAGGCTTCGGTGGCGAAGATTTCACTGATATGTATGTTACGACAGCCGGCGGTGAGGATAAAACCGGTGAAGGACCGGGCGCAGGTTGCTTGTATCGGCTGAATGTAGGTGTGAAGGGGAAGGCGGAGTATCTGTCGCGGGTTGGGATATGATGGTGTTGCGGGCGTGTGATGGGCAAGTGAGGGGAAATATCCGTCAGTCGCATAAGAGCGTTAGCGTGGCTGTAGGTGTT
Coding sequences within:
- a CDS encoding SMP-30/gluconolactonase/LRE family protein gives rise to the protein MNLELIADYNCIVGEGPMWHPLENAVYWADIPQGRIFRYDPGSGEHGLLFESGEVGGFTVQADGSLLLFMGRGAVATLRNGELQYHICEIAEERRSRFNDVIADPAGRVFCGTMPSPDHLGSLYRLDTDGSVTKVLGDIGISNGMGFTPDAKQMYFTDSPTHNIYIFDYDIESGELSNRRVFVNTGENDGIPDGMTVDADGYVWSARWDGSSLVRYSPEGEQVNRIWFPARKVSSVGFGGEDFTDMYVTTAGGEDKTGEGPGAGCLYRLNVGVKGKAEYLSRVGI